From a single Micromonospora sp. WMMD1102 genomic region:
- a CDS encoding sigma-70 family RNA polymerase sigma factor: MRATRRNETSLVVAAQAGDRQALDELTMAYLPVVYTIVRRALSGHPDVDDVVQETMLRALRELRGLREPESFRPWLVAITLRQVSSQLQRQQVAAERAADLDEVIGEPDEAAGIEDQTLLRLDLSDQRRQVVRASRWLDPEDRALLSLWWLEVDGGLSRAELAASLGVGTAHAGVRVQRMRQQLELSRTLVAAMDARPGCDRLVEVLADWTGEPSPLWRKRISRHVRSCPVCLRHADGLVAPERLLVGLVLLPVPAALVVSLTGKGTVAGTALGGATTVAAGASGIGGSGAVGAGIKAGLFSQLGQVIASHPIVTVVAAGTVVAGATVSTAPWSSSPSPPPPAVAAPTRTPQVTPSAAPSVVPPRSAPPATATVPQRPEPTAAAPSSTGLPQLPLGSVSMESVNQVGLFLTTGDGGLGALARVGADSDPAARQRATFQAVPGLADDTCVSFRAEDGRYLRHLSWRVRLSEDVGTPLFRQDATFCVREGVVPGSVSLESSNYPGWFLRHRNFQLWVDRSTGDPGFRADASFRSRPPQAG; encoded by the coding sequence ATGCGAGCTACCCGTAGGAACGAGACGAGCCTGGTCGTCGCCGCGCAGGCCGGTGACCGGCAGGCGCTCGACGAGCTCACGATGGCGTACCTGCCGGTGGTGTACACCATCGTCCGCAGGGCGTTGAGCGGCCATCCGGACGTGGACGACGTCGTGCAGGAGACGATGCTGCGCGCCCTGCGGGAGCTGCGCGGGCTGCGGGAGCCGGAGAGTTTCCGACCCTGGCTGGTGGCGATCACCCTGCGTCAGGTCAGCTCCCAGCTACAGCGGCAGCAGGTTGCCGCGGAACGCGCGGCCGACCTGGACGAGGTGATCGGCGAGCCGGACGAGGCGGCCGGGATCGAGGACCAGACGCTGCTCCGCCTGGACCTGTCCGACCAGCGCCGGCAGGTGGTACGTGCCAGCCGTTGGCTCGACCCCGAGGACCGGGCGCTGCTCTCGCTCTGGTGGCTGGAGGTCGACGGAGGGCTGAGCAGGGCGGAGCTGGCGGCATCGCTGGGTGTCGGTACGGCGCACGCCGGCGTACGCGTCCAGCGGATGCGCCAGCAGCTGGAACTCAGCCGGACCCTGGTCGCCGCGATGGACGCCAGGCCGGGCTGCGACCGTCTCGTCGAGGTGCTGGCCGACTGGACCGGCGAGCCGAGTCCACTGTGGCGCAAGCGGATCAGCCGGCACGTCCGGTCCTGCCCGGTCTGCCTACGGCACGCCGACGGCCTGGTCGCACCGGAACGCCTGCTCGTGGGTCTCGTGCTGCTTCCCGTTCCGGCGGCGCTGGTGGTGTCGCTGACCGGTAAGGGCACCGTGGCGGGCACCGCGCTCGGCGGCGCCACGACGGTGGCTGCCGGGGCCAGCGGGATCGGTGGTTCCGGAGCGGTCGGTGCGGGCATCAAGGCGGGGCTGTTCAGCCAGCTCGGCCAGGTGATCGCGTCGCATCCCATCGTGACCGTGGTCGCCGCCGGCACGGTCGTGGCCGGTGCCACGGTCAGCACGGCGCCCTGGTCGTCGTCGCCGTCCCCGCCGCCGCCAGCCGTGGCCGCGCCGACCCGGACACCCCAGGTCACCCCCTCGGCGGCTCCGAGCGTCGTCCCGCCCAGGTCGGCGCCGCCCGCGACGGCGACGGTCCCGCAGCGCCCCGAACCGACAGCTGCCGCGCCGTCGAGCACCGGGCTGCCGCAGCTGCCGCTGGGGAGCGTGTCGATGGAGTCGGTGAACCAGGTCGGACTCTTCCTGACGACCGGCGACGGTGGCCTCGGGGCGCTGGCCAGGGTCGGCGCCGACAGCGATCCGGCCGCCCGGCAGCGGGCGACGTTCCAGGCCGTCCCCGGTCTGGCCGACGACACCTGCGTCTCCTTCCGGGCCGAGGACGGGCGCTACCTGCGTCATCTGTCCTGGCGGGTGCGGTTGAGCGAGGACGTCGGCACCCCGCTGTTCCGGCAGGACGCAACGTTCTGCGTACGGGAGGGGGTGGTTCCGGGCTCCGTGTCGCTGGAGTCGTCAAACTACCCCGGCTGGTTCCTGCGCCACCGGAACTTCCAGTTGTGGGTGGACCGGTCGACCGGGGATCCGGGGTTCCGCGCCGACGCCTCGTTCCGGTCCCGGCCGCCACAGGCCGGTTGA
- a CDS encoding DinB family protein — translation MATTIESTLTGERADLLDALGKARFFLRFTARELDDEQAATRSTASELCVGGLVKHVAAMERQWARFIVDGPSGMPAGDDPAAYEQHAASFRMLPGETLAGILAEYEEIARRTDELVRTLPDLDAGHELPPAPWFTPGTRWSARRVIQHVIGETAQHAGHADIIREAIDGAKSMG, via the coding sequence ATGGCGACGACGATCGAGAGCACCCTGACCGGTGAGCGGGCCGACCTGCTGGACGCCCTGGGCAAGGCGCGGTTCTTCCTGCGCTTCACCGCCCGTGAGCTCGACGACGAGCAGGCCGCCACCCGCAGCACGGCCAGCGAACTCTGTGTCGGCGGCCTGGTCAAGCACGTCGCGGCGATGGAGCGGCAGTGGGCCCGGTTCATCGTCGACGGACCCTCGGGAATGCCGGCCGGCGACGACCCCGCCGCCTACGAGCAGCACGCGGCCAGTTTCCGCATGCTGCCCGGGGAGACCCTGGCCGGGATACTGGCGGAGTACGAGGAGATCGCGCGGCGCACCGACGAGCTGGTGCGTACGCTGCCCGACCTCGACGCCGGTCACGAGCTGCCGCCCGCCCCGTGGTTCACACCGGGTACCCGGTGGAGCGCGCGGCGGGTCATCCAGCACGTGATCGGCGAGACAGCGCAGCACGCCGGGCATGCCGACATCATCCGGGAGGCCATCGACGGGGCCAAGTCGATGGGCTAG
- a CDS encoding cellulose binding domain-containing protein, which yields MRSTRSPGNPPRRLRAGLTLAAVPLLGIGLTVVLTAPASAATGCRVDYTVNQWSGGFSANVALTNLGDPLNGWRLEWTFPSGQTVTQGWGGQFSQSGARVTVTNASWNATLGTNATVTPGFNGSWSGTNSPPTSFSLNGVPCTGAPGTTQQPTATPAPTPSQPGAVAWRSSEQWGTWTNGGYTLYNNIWGSGAGSQTIWANSYGNWGVTANHPNTGGVKSYPNATRNVNRNLSAIGSLTSGFNVTVPNSGAYASTYDIWADNHKYEIMLWMNKTGPVGPLGSLQTTASLGGHTWQVYRGSNGANEVFSFIRTSNTNSGTVDIRAVLNWIRNAGWYGDVLVGDVQFGYEITSSAGGLNFTTNSFSVSYS from the coding sequence ATGAGATCCACCCGCTCGCCCGGGAACCCGCCACGGCGGCTCCGCGCCGGCCTCACGCTGGCCGCCGTGCCGCTGCTGGGCATCGGCCTGACGGTGGTGCTGACCGCGCCGGCCAGCGCCGCCACCGGCTGCCGCGTCGACTACACGGTCAACCAGTGGTCCGGCGGCTTCAGCGCCAACGTCGCCCTGACCAACCTCGGCGACCCGCTCAACGGGTGGCGGCTGGAATGGACCTTCCCGAGCGGCCAGACCGTCACCCAGGGCTGGGGCGGCCAGTTCAGCCAGAGCGGTGCCCGGGTGACGGTGACCAACGCGTCCTGGAACGCCACACTGGGCACCAACGCCACCGTCACCCCCGGCTTCAACGGAAGCTGGAGCGGGACGAACTCCCCGCCCACCTCGTTCAGCCTCAACGGGGTGCCCTGCACCGGCGCACCCGGCACGACACAGCAGCCCACCGCCACTCCCGCGCCCACCCCCTCGCAGCCCGGCGCGGTCGCCTGGCGGTCCTCCGAGCAGTGGGGGACCTGGACCAACGGCGGGTACACGCTCTACAACAACATCTGGGGCAGCGGTGCCGGGAGCCAGACCATCTGGGCCAACTCCTACGGCAACTGGGGCGTCACCGCCAACCACCCGAACACCGGCGGGGTGAAGTCCTATCCGAACGCCACCCGGAACGTCAACCGGAACCTGAGCGCGATCGGCAGCCTCACCAGCGGCTTCAACGTCACGGTGCCGAACAGTGGGGCGTACGCGAGCACGTACGACATCTGGGCCGACAACCACAAGTACGAAATCATGCTGTGGATGAACAAGACCGGCCCGGTCGGTCCGCTCGGCTCGTTGCAGACCACCGCGTCGTTGGGTGGACACACCTGGCAGGTCTACCGCGGCTCCAACGGCGCCAACGAGGTCTTCTCGTTCATCCGCACCAGCAACACCAACTCGGGAACCGTCGACATCCGCGCCGTGCTGAACTGGATCCGCAACGCCGGCTGGTACGGCGACGTCCTGGTCGGTGACGTCCAGTTCGGCTACGAGATCACCTCCTCGGCGGGCGGACTGAACTTCACCACGAACAGCTTCTCGGTGTCGTACAGCTGA
- a CDS encoding MFS transporter — MNRLLRRMALDVTPLRTSRDFRLLFAASGVSGFGSFITYVTIPFQVYALTDDPLLVGLLGVCELVPLLVMAFVGGALADYLDRRALVLGAEVGFSVLAGVLLVNSLFDQPHLWLLYLVAALTAAIDGIARPALEGLTPRIVALDEIPAASALNALRMQVAQLGGPAVAGVLIASVGMPWVYAIDLGTFAFSLVCLYLIRAVPPPPAAERPSLRSVLTGLRYARSRPELLGTYLVDINAMFFGMPQALYPFMASKLGGPAVLGLLYAAPAAGSLLATVTSGWTGRVHRHGLMVVLAAGLWGVGIVGFGLSDWLWLALLFLAFAGAADMVSGIFRMTIWNQTIPDHLRGRLAGIEMLSYLTGPLLGQLRSGVAARYLGIGGSIVSGGVLCVVGTVALAAALPAFLRYDGRDGLARKRAADEEWAARAAASEASPTPAPPG, encoded by the coding sequence GTGAACCGCCTGCTCCGCAGGATGGCGCTCGACGTCACTCCGTTACGCACCTCGCGGGACTTCCGGCTGCTCTTCGCCGCCAGCGGTGTCTCGGGGTTCGGCTCGTTCATCACCTACGTGACGATCCCGTTCCAGGTGTACGCGCTCACCGACGACCCGCTGCTGGTCGGCCTGCTCGGCGTCTGCGAACTCGTACCCCTGCTGGTGATGGCGTTCGTCGGTGGCGCACTGGCCGACTATCTCGACCGCCGCGCACTCGTGCTGGGCGCGGAGGTCGGGTTCAGCGTGCTCGCCGGCGTACTCCTGGTCAACTCGCTCTTCGACCAGCCACACCTCTGGCTGCTCTACCTGGTCGCCGCGCTCACCGCCGCGATCGACGGCATCGCGCGCCCGGCGCTCGAAGGGCTCACCCCGCGGATCGTCGCCCTGGACGAGATCCCGGCGGCCAGCGCACTCAACGCGCTGCGGATGCAGGTCGCCCAGCTCGGCGGCCCCGCCGTCGCCGGAGTGCTGATCGCCTCGGTCGGCATGCCGTGGGTGTACGCGATAGACCTCGGCACGTTCGCGTTCTCGCTGGTCTGCCTCTACCTGATCAGGGCCGTTCCGCCCCCGCCGGCCGCCGAACGGCCGTCGCTGCGCTCGGTGCTGACCGGCCTGCGCTACGCGCGGAGCCGGCCGGAGCTGCTCGGCACCTACCTGGTGGACATCAACGCGATGTTCTTCGGCATGCCGCAGGCGCTCTACCCGTTCATGGCGAGCAAGCTCGGCGGCCCGGCCGTACTCGGGCTGCTCTACGCGGCGCCCGCCGCCGGTTCCCTGCTGGCGACGGTGACCTCCGGCTGGACCGGTCGGGTGCACCGGCACGGGCTGATGGTGGTGCTCGCCGCCGGGCTGTGGGGTGTCGGGATCGTCGGCTTCGGCCTGAGTGACTGGCTCTGGCTGGCGCTGCTCTTCCTCGCGTTCGCCGGCGCGGCCGACATGGTCTCCGGCATCTTCCGGATGACCATCTGGAACCAGACCATCCCCGACCACCTGCGTGGCCGGCTGGCCGGCATCGAGATGCTCTCCTACCTCACCGGGCCGCTGCTCGGCCAGCTCCGCTCCGGCGTCGCCGCCCGTTACCTCGGCATCGGCGGGTCGATCGTCTCCGGCGGCGTGCTCTGCGTGGTCGGCACGGTGGCGCTGGCGGCGGCCCTGCCGGCGTTCCTCCGCTACGACGGCCGGGACGGGCTGGCCCGGAAGCGGGCCGCCGACGAGGAGTGGGCGGCCCGGGCGGCCGCCAGCGAGGCGTCCCCGACTCCCGCCCCACCCGGATAG
- a CDS encoding LuxR C-terminal-related transcriptional regulator has translation MDRIRTTLVARTELVQQILTAVTTDRGAVLVGERGTGRTTLVELVTRQLSTDRYAVTRTTATEAGRPIPFGPFCQLFPVIGDPALAPNRIRAELVRRGQSRTPLLVVEDAHWMDDPSASTLLSLAHDGHVRLMVTARTDLATPDAVVALWKDRHLRRIDLPPLDLAETAALMRAMLGHPVATTTVQLVYQWTGGNPRLATELVRHGTATGRLVRERGLWWWRGPLSVPPHLVELFLPEPNRLTPTHRDALAAVAVSDELPIELIDRVAPAAVEELEDLGLLRTTDTEDGVRVGFAHPLLQAVVWAQVSPARRRRVAAALVETTREVGGASPDPVTLARWQLAAGSAPVSAAVLAEAARRVLPHSPEQALRLVRATPDRSARATVVLADALVELGTGREAQSVLHQATASDRSATGRVLLSTALALHRCAAERDPAAAHADLRALRTVAALASPEAVDVVDGADALVLLLGQRPAEALRVADGVLDRTPGRGAAGGCAVPRCRIVRTVALALLGRTDEAAAAGAAVLADPGGGRDAEPAGLVAAALSLIGLWRDGSAPPPLTDPVLGRWPRPPGTIPGTRLRAVDWPLLVGYARLLRAEYPAAVEPLREALAQQAEGFRPFRSEASAWLAVALAGAGRPDDAQRVLDTDPPDRLAVLPGLGPWAAGAVAAARGDTRSAGRGFDEAAAAARAAGCRSVELQYLTWAARLPPADHPPGLAARITDCLPEVEAGRLVSEARGELALLDRDRAGLLDQATRLAAMGLPRRACRLAEAATRASPGRDQDYAAAVALAGRLRSVLGLPAPNLASPTLTARENEVAALAAAGLPTREIATRLVVSARTVESHLARVYRKLGIGSRRELRADWFSRAVEGVGESPVGPESYLG, from the coding sequence GTGGACCGCATCCGGACTACGCTGGTCGCACGAACCGAGCTGGTACAGCAGATCCTGACCGCGGTCACCACCGACCGGGGGGCGGTACTGGTGGGGGAGCGCGGAACCGGCCGCACCACGCTCGTCGAACTCGTGACCCGGCAACTGTCCACCGACCGGTACGCCGTGACCCGTACCACCGCCACCGAGGCGGGTCGGCCGATCCCGTTCGGGCCGTTCTGCCAGCTGTTCCCGGTCATCGGGGACCCGGCCCTGGCACCGAACCGGATCCGTGCCGAGCTGGTCCGACGTGGACAGTCCCGTACGCCGCTGCTGGTGGTCGAGGACGCGCACTGGATGGACGACCCGTCGGCGAGTACGCTGCTCAGCCTCGCCCACGACGGGCACGTCCGGCTGATGGTCACCGCCCGGACGGACCTGGCCACCCCGGACGCGGTCGTGGCGCTCTGGAAGGACCGGCATCTGCGCCGGATCGACCTGCCACCGCTGGACCTGGCGGAGACGGCGGCCCTGATGCGGGCGATGCTCGGGCACCCGGTCGCCACCACCACCGTGCAGCTGGTGTACCAGTGGACCGGTGGCAACCCGCGACTCGCCACCGAACTTGTCCGGCACGGCACCGCCACCGGTCGGCTGGTCCGGGAGCGGGGACTGTGGTGGTGGCGTGGCCCGCTCAGCGTGCCGCCGCACCTGGTCGAGCTGTTCCTGCCCGAACCGAACCGGCTCACCCCGACCCACCGGGACGCGCTGGCCGCGGTCGCCGTCAGCGACGAGCTGCCGATCGAGCTGATCGACCGGGTCGCCCCGGCCGCCGTCGAGGAGCTGGAGGACCTGGGCCTGTTGCGCACGACGGACACCGAGGACGGGGTCCGGGTCGGGTTCGCCCATCCGCTGCTCCAGGCGGTCGTCTGGGCCCAGGTGTCGCCGGCCCGCCGACGCCGGGTCGCGGCGGCGCTCGTCGAGACGACGCGCGAGGTCGGCGGTGCGAGCCCGGACCCGGTGACGCTGGCCCGCTGGCAACTGGCCGCCGGCAGCGCGCCGGTCAGCGCCGCCGTGTTGGCCGAGGCCGCCCGACGGGTACTCCCGCACAGTCCGGAGCAGGCGCTGCGGCTGGTCCGGGCCACACCGGACCGGTCCGCCCGGGCCACCGTCGTACTCGCCGACGCGCTCGTCGAGCTGGGCACCGGCCGCGAGGCGCAGTCGGTACTGCACCAGGCGACCGCGTCCGACCGGTCGGCCACCGGACGCGTGCTGCTCTCGACGGCGCTCGCCCTGCACCGGTGCGCGGCCGAGCGTGACCCGGCGGCGGCCCATGCCGACCTGCGGGCGCTGCGCACCGTCGCCGCCCTCGCCAGCCCCGAGGCGGTCGACGTCGTCGACGGCGCCGACGCGCTGGTGCTGCTGCTCGGCCAGCGTCCGGCCGAGGCGCTCCGGGTCGCCGACGGCGTGCTGGACCGGACGCCCGGCCGCGGAGCGGCCGGCGGCTGTGCCGTGCCACGGTGCCGGATCGTCCGGACGGTGGCGCTGGCCCTGCTCGGGCGCACCGACGAGGCGGCCGCCGCCGGAGCGGCGGTGCTGGCGGACCCCGGCGGCGGCCGGGACGCGGAGCCGGCGGGTCTGGTGGCGGCGGCGCTGTCCCTGATCGGGCTCTGGCGGGACGGCAGCGCCCCGCCGCCGCTCACCGACCCGGTCCTCGGGCGCTGGCCGAGGCCGCCGGGAACGATCCCGGGGACCCGGCTGCGGGCCGTGGACTGGCCGCTGCTGGTCGGGTACGCGCGGCTGCTCCGCGCCGAGTACCCCGCCGCGGTCGAACCGCTGCGCGAAGCGCTGGCGCAACAGGCGGAAGGGTTCCGGCCGTTCCGCTCGGAGGCGTCCGCCTGGCTCGCCGTGGCGCTCGCCGGAGCCGGGCGGCCGGACGACGCGCAGCGGGTGCTGGACACGGATCCGCCGGACCGGCTGGCGGTGCTGCCGGGCCTCGGGCCGTGGGCCGCCGGTGCGGTGGCCGCCGCCCGGGGCGACACCCGGTCCGCCGGCCGGGGTTTCGACGAGGCGGCGGCAGCGGCCCGGGCGGCCGGCTGCCGCAGCGTCGAGTTGCAGTACCTGACCTGGGCGGCGCGGTTACCGCCCGCCGACCATCCACCCGGACTGGCCGCCCGGATCACCGACTGCCTGCCGGAGGTCGAGGCGGGACGGCTGGTGAGCGAGGCGCGCGGCGAACTGGCGCTGCTCGACCGCGACCGCGCGGGCCTGCTTGACCAGGCCACCCGGCTCGCCGCTATGGGGCTGCCCCGGCGGGCGTGCCGGCTGGCCGAGGCCGCCACCCGGGCCTCGCCCGGTCGGGACCAGGACTACGCCGCGGCCGTCGCGCTCGCCGGCCGGCTCCGCAGCGTGCTCGGCCTGCCCGCACCGAATCTGGCGTCGCCGACCCTCACGGCCAGGGAGAACGAGGTCGCGGCCCTGGCCGCCGCCGGCCTGCCCACCCGGGAGATCGCCACCCGGCTGGTCGTGTCGGCCCGGACCGTCGAGAGCCATCTGGCCCGGGTGTACCGGAAACTCGGCATCGGTTCCCGTCGGGAACTGCGGGCCGACTGGTTCAGCCGAGCGGTCGAGGGCGTCGGGGAGTCGCCGGTCGGTCCGGAGAGTTACCTGGGCTGA
- a CDS encoding ABC transporter ATP-binding protein: protein MVSWLGAARLVVGVAVRADPRRAVSVLVLIPLFNIVAAAQALGLRAMVDGAAGRQLTGALTGGLVLVGVTVFVHQASAVATDLRQVLQQRVGLEFDRRLMELCSGPAHLDHYHDPEFLDTAELVRQRRTEFGGAFAALVENAGLLARFVGAVTLMAFVSPLLALLPLAIVPLVLALRWQANVVAAAEVAGAEADRQRAALLTLATEPAAAAEVRLYRLGGEIATRHRAAFAVSARRREAARTRGAVAVAAGWLLFCVALVAGLYLVTRSVLAGTASAGEAVLVLLLGTRLVGATTGLSWLIGWLRRALHTVALYQRLAGHPRDGAAGNRIPTTARRDDATDGRNPTTPERDDATGGRCAELPERGDLVLDGVSFRYPGEPAAALGPIDLRLPAGATVAVVGDNGAGKSTLVALLAGLYPPSTGRISFGGQDLAAVNPDVWRGRITAVFQDFCRFELLARETVGVGRLDAVDDRAAVGSALADAGATGIVAELPAGLDSRLGRTFPDGTDLSSGQWQKLALARGRMRTSPTLVLLDEPAASLDPDSEAELLHRYLAPARSGAAAPITVVVSHRLTTVRDADLIVVLHEGRIVEYGTHAELVARAGRYAQLYALHAAAYATGPAVVPASATHRDEMPAGSGQPR, encoded by the coding sequence GTGGTTAGCTGGCTGGGCGCCGCCCGCCTGGTGGTGGGTGTCGCGGTCCGGGCGGATCCGCGCCGCGCGGTGTCGGTGCTGGTACTCATCCCGCTGTTCAACATCGTCGCGGCGGCGCAGGCGCTCGGGCTGCGCGCCATGGTGGACGGCGCGGCCGGCCGGCAGCTCACCGGGGCGTTGACCGGCGGGCTGGTCCTCGTCGGCGTCACCGTCTTCGTGCACCAGGCGAGCGCGGTCGCCACCGACCTTCGGCAGGTGCTCCAGCAGCGGGTCGGGCTGGAGTTCGACCGCCGCCTGATGGAGCTCTGCTCCGGGCCCGCGCACCTCGACCACTACCACGATCCGGAGTTTCTCGACACCGCCGAGCTGGTACGCCAGCGTCGGACCGAGTTCGGCGGGGCGTTCGCGGCGTTGGTGGAGAACGCCGGCCTGCTGGCCCGGTTCGTCGGCGCGGTGACCCTGATGGCGTTCGTCAGCCCGCTGCTGGCTCTGCTGCCGTTGGCGATCGTGCCGCTGGTGCTGGCGCTGCGCTGGCAGGCGAACGTCGTCGCCGCGGCCGAGGTCGCCGGTGCCGAGGCCGACCGGCAGCGTGCCGCCCTGCTCACCCTGGCCACCGAGCCGGCCGCTGCCGCCGAGGTCCGGCTCTACCGGCTGGGCGGCGAGATCGCCACCCGGCACCGGGCGGCCTTCGCGGTCTCGGCGCGACGCCGGGAGGCGGCCCGGACCCGGGGCGCCGTGGCGGTGGCCGCCGGTTGGCTGCTGTTCTGCGTCGCGCTGGTGGCCGGGCTCTACCTCGTCACCCGCTCCGTCCTCGCCGGCACCGCCTCGGCCGGGGAGGCCGTGCTGGTCCTGCTGCTCGGCACCCGGCTGGTCGGCGCCACCACCGGACTGAGCTGGCTGATCGGGTGGCTGCGCCGCGCGCTGCACACCGTCGCCCTGTACCAGCGCCTGGCCGGACATCCGCGCGACGGCGCGGCCGGCAACCGCATCCCGACCACCGCCCGGCGCGACGACGCGACCGACGGACGCAACCCGACCACTCCCGAGCGCGACGACGCGACCGGCGGACGGTGCGCGGAGCTGCCCGAGCGCGGTGACCTCGTCCTCGACGGCGTCAGCTTCCGGTACCCGGGCGAGCCGGCAGCCGCGCTGGGCCCGATCGACCTGCGGCTGCCGGCCGGCGCCACCGTCGCCGTCGTCGGCGACAACGGTGCCGGCAAGTCCACCCTGGTCGCGCTGCTGGCCGGGCTCTATCCGCCGTCGACCGGGCGGATCAGCTTCGGCGGGCAGGACCTGGCAGCGGTGAACCCGGACGTGTGGCGGGGCCGGATCACCGCCGTCTTCCAGGACTTCTGCCGGTTCGAGCTGCTGGCCCGGGAGACGGTCGGGGTCGGCCGGCTCGACGCGGTCGACGACCGGGCGGCGGTGGGCAGCGCGCTGGCGGACGCGGGCGCGACCGGCATCGTGGCCGAGCTGCCCGCCGGGCTGGACAGCCGGCTCGGCCGGACCTTCCCGGACGGTACCGACCTGTCGTCCGGGCAGTGGCAGAAACTCGCGCTCGCCCGGGGGCGGATGCGAACCTCGCCGACGCTGGTGCTGCTCGACGAGCCGGCGGCCAGTCTCGACCCGGACAGCGAGGCGGAACTGCTGCACAGGTATCTCGCGCCGGCCCGCTCGGGCGCCGCCGCCCCGATCACGGTGGTCGTGTCGCACCGGCTGACCACGGTACGCGACGCCGACCTGATCGTGGTCCTGCACGAGGGCCGGATCGTCGAGTACGGCACACACGCCGAACTGGTCGCGCGGGCCGGCCGCTACGCCCAGTTGTACGCCCTGCACGCCGCCGCGTACGCCACCGGCCCGGCGGTCGTGCCGGCCTCGGCGACGCACCGGGACGAGATGCCGGCCGGCTCGGGTCAGCCCAGGTAA